In Paenibacillus hexagrammi, the following are encoded in one genomic region:
- a CDS encoding ParB/RepB/Spo0J family partition protein: MDILDIRTELIDEDTAQPRYQFGEEALQELMKSIEELGILSPIKVRATADGRYKIIYGNRRYKASKALGRATIPCIVSAVTDETEIYLEQIAENLTREGFSPIEEAEAFDKLMNDPRFTKSIKYLSGKLGKPESYIKNKCDLLKFGPSIRKLIVSGTEIRKDQLTEDQLIPIKDLLMEHRDPLALIIARDELPVSDVKKIARLFKDSDMSDNTKGKLLYKSGRELLETWSVYNQNRTERAKSLAPKPAAKSKKNAQAEAAKEIAAGASTVAAAAANSAPSDPLQSAAASPAAAAVPAVSSIERKLKLLQTAIQEQAAAGTDSIQAPLTDKAAFLLDVDTLINELELQVSHWKQIREALRK, from the coding sequence ATGGACATTCTGGATATTCGAACAGAGCTTATCGATGAAGATACAGCTCAGCCTAGATACCAATTTGGTGAAGAAGCTCTCCAAGAATTAATGAAAAGCATCGAAGAGCTTGGCATCCTTTCCCCCATTAAGGTGAGAGCCACCGCCGACGGCAGATACAAGATTATTTATGGAAATAGGCGCTATAAAGCCAGCAAAGCTCTTGGCCGCGCTACCATTCCCTGCATCGTATCCGCCGTTACAGATGAAACGGAAATTTATCTGGAGCAAATTGCCGAAAATTTAACCAGAGAAGGCTTCTCTCCGATTGAAGAAGCAGAAGCGTTTGACAAGCTGATGAACGATCCGAGGTTCACCAAATCGATCAAATATCTTTCCGGCAAGCTGGGCAAGCCCGAATCTTATATTAAAAATAAATGCGACCTGCTGAAGTTCGGTCCCTCCATCAGAAAGCTCATTGTAAGCGGCACGGAGATCAGGAAGGATCAGCTAACGGAAGATCAACTCATTCCGATCAAGGATTTGCTGATGGAGCATCGAGATCCATTAGCACTGATTATTGCCAGAGACGAGCTGCCGGTCAGCGATGTGAAGAAGATCGCCCGCTTGTTCAAGGACTCCGACATGTCGGACAATACGAAGGGCAAGCTGCTTTACAAATCCGGACGCGAGCTGCTGGAAACCTGGTCGGTCTACAATCAGAACCGGACGGAAAGAGCCAAATCGTTGGCGCCGAAGCCGGCAGCCAAGAGCAAGAAGAATGCTCAGGCAGAAGCTGCCAAAGAGATTGCCGCAGGTGCTTCTACAGTCGCGGCAGCAGCGGCAAATTCTGCCCCGTCCGATCCGCTCCAATCTGCTGCTGCCTCCCCCGCCGCTGCTGCTGTGCCTGCTGTCAGCTCCATCGAGCGCAAGCTGAAGCTGCTCCAGACCGCAATCCAAGAGCAGGCTGCTGCAGGTACTGACAGCATTCAGGCTCCATTGACGGATAAAGCAGCTTTCCTGCTTGACGTAGACACTTTGATCAACGAGCTGGAGCTTCAGGTTAGTCATTGGAAACAAATTCGCGAGGCTTTGCGGAAATAG
- a CDS encoding LacI family DNA-binding transcriptional regulator, whose translation MNKKIIDVAHRAGVSPTTVSRVLNDSQLVTDETKLKVQKAIEELGYLPHASAKSLRSQKTMTIGVVVPDINVSYYAEIIKGIENVAYANKYKVLICDSDNSSKKERDYTNLLLDRTVDGLLLTQSQLSDEEIIRIHEYGFQLGVIGRYIEHPTLPCVYTDNRSFSTKVVDYLIENGHERIAFIGGYMDASDSIDRFEGYKQAILNHDIPYLASLVEHGDFDEAGGYAAFMRLLAQGERFSSVFAANDEMALGVYRACKEQAIHIPGELSVVGVDNNRISQYVTPALSTVNQPKYRMGGTHCGKADRSSE comes from the coding sequence GTGAACAAGAAAATTATTGATGTAGCCCATAGAGCGGGAGTTTCCCCTACTACGGTTTCCAGAGTGCTGAATGACAGCCAATTGGTGACCGATGAAACAAAATTAAAAGTGCAGAAGGCCATCGAAGAACTCGGTTATCTTCCTCATGCTTCAGCCAAGAGCTTACGATCCCAGAAAACAATGACGATCGGGGTCGTCGTGCCGGATATTAATGTCTCCTATTATGCAGAAATCATCAAAGGCATTGAGAATGTTGCCTATGCGAACAAATATAAGGTGCTGATATGCGATTCGGATAATTCCAGTAAGAAGGAGAGGGATTACACCAATTTGCTACTGGACCGCACTGTAGACGGGCTGCTGCTCACCCAGTCGCAGCTTAGCGACGAGGAGATTATCCGTATTCATGAGTATGGTTTTCAATTGGGGGTAATTGGCAGGTATATCGAGCATCCGACACTGCCGTGCGTGTATACCGATAATCGAAGCTTTTCCACCAAGGTCGTTGATTATTTAATTGAAAACGGTCATGAACGAATTGCTTTTATTGGCGGTTATATGGACGCTTCGGACAGTATCGATCGTTTCGAAGGCTATAAACAGGCGATTCTCAACCATGATATTCCGTACCTGGCTTCGCTCGTTGAACATGGTGATTTCGATGAAGCCGGAGGCTATGCTGCTTTCATGCGGCTATTGGCTCAAGGTGAGAGGTTTAGTAGCGTATTTGCAGCAAATGATGAGATGGCGCTTGGTGTGTACAGGGCTTGCAAAGAACAAGCTATCCATATTCCCGGTGAACTGTCCGTGGTCGGGGTGGATAACAACCGAATATCCCAATATGTCACACCGGCTTTATCAACGGTCAACCAGCCGAAGTATAGAATGGGGGGTACTCATTGCGGAAAAGCTGATCGATCTTCTGAATGA
- a CDS encoding ATP-binding protein, which translates to MRGAAMYVTLSLKDLLLNMLIVITPTFVYQFYWTKNGGVESGKDGFIVGICSAVSLLLCMTFPIHMDGGFIYDLRFLPVILSFLYGGRWSGVFVTLLLFAYRYTLGGGGGSGFYLTLLINSLFSAMLYVMIPAFHRMSRNAKLRLIVWFSLGSSAFFLFILIVMRWKAHIPISHEFVFFGFLYLMVHPLTSWTMVYLIEELRETAKLRENIQRAEKLQVLSELSASVAHEIRNPMTTARGFMQLMKQEVKDNTKLHFYSSMIIDEIDRAQLIINDFLSFAKPQVEKMEYVEIEPQMKQAVDIMTPYALLKNVDIQMSPFENSPLVYVSKEKFTQCLVNILKNAVESIQTDEGLIQFSASINGDYTDIHIRDNGVGMTTEEVNRLGEPFYSTKEKGTGLGMMVCHRIIQSFQGNVAVSSEKGKGTLITITLPIHQAS; encoded by the coding sequence ATGCGAGGTGCGGCTATGTATGTGACACTTTCCTTGAAGGACTTACTATTGAATATGTTGATCGTGATTACCCCTACCTTTGTCTATCAATTTTATTGGACTAAGAACGGAGGTGTGGAGAGCGGTAAGGATGGATTTATTGTAGGGATCTGTTCCGCCGTTTCTTTGCTTCTCTGCATGACATTTCCTATTCATATGGATGGAGGCTTTATTTATGACCTCCGATTTCTCCCGGTCATTCTAAGCTTTTTATACGGCGGTAGATGGTCAGGCGTCTTTGTCACTCTATTATTATTTGCATACCGTTATACGCTGGGCGGTGGAGGCGGAAGCGGATTTTATTTGACCTTATTAATTAACTCTCTATTTTCCGCCATGTTGTATGTCATGATCCCCGCCTTTCATAGAATGTCCCGAAATGCCAAGCTTCGATTGATTGTCTGGTTCTCCTTAGGCAGCTCCGCATTTTTTTTGTTCATACTCATTGTAATGAGGTGGAAGGCGCACATCCCGATTAGCCATGAATTTGTGTTTTTTGGCTTCCTTTATTTGATGGTGCATCCCTTGACTTCGTGGACGATGGTATATTTGATCGAGGAGCTCCGGGAAACCGCTAAGCTGCGGGAGAATATTCAACGAGCGGAAAAGCTTCAAGTGCTCAGCGAGCTGTCGGCATCCGTTGCTCACGAAATCCGCAATCCGATGACAACGGCTAGAGGGTTTATGCAGTTAATGAAGCAGGAAGTCAAGGACAATACCAAGCTTCACTTCTATTCCTCCATGATTATTGATGAAATTGACCGTGCGCAGCTCATCATTAATGATTTTCTATCTTTTGCCAAGCCTCAGGTAGAGAAGATGGAGTACGTGGAGATTGAGCCGCAGATGAAGCAGGCGGTGGATATTATGACTCCGTACGCGCTGCTTAAGAATGTCGATATTCAGATGAGTCCATTTGAAAATAGCCCTTTGGTTTACGTGAGTAAGGAAAAATTTACCCAATGTTTAGTTAATATCTTGAAGAATGCCGTTGAATCGATCCAAACAGATGAGGGGCTTATTCAATTCAGCGCATCCATAAACGGAGATTATACAGATATTCATATTCGAGATAACGGTGTGGGCATGACGACGGAGGAAGTGAATCGGTTGGGGGAGCCTTTTTACTCGACCAAAGAAAAGGGAACAGGTCTGGGGATGATGGTATGTCACAGGATCATACAATCTTTCCAGGGAAACGTTGCCGTTTCCAGTGAGAAAGGAAAAGGAACGTTAATTACAATTACACTGCCGATTCATCAAGCGA